In Rhineura floridana isolate rRhiFlo1 chromosome 22, rRhiFlo1.hap2, whole genome shotgun sequence, a single genomic region encodes these proteins:
- the SLAMF9 gene encoding SLAM family member 9: protein MDPRGPPITFFLLLLFPFQVARADDPKETPTDLTPQSLGSSVSLPFGIPKGIDFSDISLHSASRSQKEAVALWTPGQPLTVVSPSYAGRVSFLDETDSFQIHNLTMEDGGIYDILLNNVSSFSRLKQYTLFVFSVRTTENLLSNGSCSLELECQAGAGSRGKVTYSWKHKETGVTLSQNSWLHLVMSPKNKGDFYTCTAQHSAGAQRAWDVAPYRECIAASGPAGPFGTISKAVFAPAVVALLMLL, encoded by the exons ATGGATCCTCGTGGGCCCCCCatcaccttcttcctcctccttctcttccccttccaaGTTGCAA GAGCGGATGACCCTAAAGAGACCCCCACCGACTTAACCCCCCAGAGCTTGGGCAGCTCGGTCAGTCTTCCCTTTGGCATCCCGAAAGGGATCGATTTCTCCGATATCTCCCTGCATTCTGCCTCCAGGTCACAGAAGGAGGCGGTGGCTTTGTGGACGCCTGGGCAGCCCCTTACTGTGGTCAGCCCGAGTTATGCCGGGAGGGTGTCTTTTCTGGATGAAACGGACTCCTTCCAAATCCACAACCTGACCATGGAAGATGGAGGAATCTACGACATTCTGCTGAACAACGTGTCCTCCTTTTCGAGGCTAAAGCAGTACACTCTGTTTGTGTTCA GTGTCAGAACCACTGAAAACCTGCTTTCCAACGGCTCCTGCAGCCTCGAATTGGAGTGCCAGGCGGGGGCAGGGAGCAGGGGGAAGGTGACCTACTCCTGGAAGCATAAAGAAACGGGGGTCACCCTGTCTCAGAATTCCTGGCTCCATCTCGTCATGAGCCCCAAGAACAAGGGCGACTTCTACACGTGCACGGCGCAGCATTCTGCGGGGGCCCAGAGGGCATGGGACGTTGCTCCCTACAGGGAGTGCATAGCGGCGTCTGGGCCTGCAG GACCCTTTGGGACCATCAGCAAAGCTGTTTTTGCACCTGCTGTGGTTGCCCTCTTGATGCTCCTGTGA